From the genome of Bacillota bacterium, one region includes:
- a CDS encoding ATP-dependent 6-phosphofructokinase, with the protein MTSRRFIGILTGGGDCPGLNAVIRAVVKAAATRGYDTTGFLDGYTGLVEGRFMALGPPAISGLLHRGGTILGTNNRDNPFCFPVRAGGKITGYRDMSLRVMENLERYNISCLIAIGGDGTLAISRELARLGAPLIAVPKTIDNDIVGTDQAFGFDTAVRTATEALDKLHTTAESHARVMVLELMGRNAGWIALESGLAGGADVILIPEIPWDIQAVARKLLDRKARGKPFSVVVVSEGVKTPEGEAVYREFLEGSHEPFRLGGVGHVVGHLVAQATGMETRVTVLGHIQRGGSPSPLDRVLATRFGVAALELAVEGRYGLMVRMAGGAISAVPLDDTRGIKMVPVDGQLVSSARAIGISFGD; encoded by the coding sequence ATGACTTCCAGGAGGTTCATCGGCATATTGACCGGCGGCGGAGATTGCCCAGGCTTGAACGCGGTGATACGCGCGGTGGTGAAGGCCGCGGCGACCCGGGGGTACGATACCACTGGCTTTCTGGACGGCTACACAGGACTTGTGGAGGGGAGGTTCATGGCCCTGGGACCCCCCGCTATCTCGGGCCTCCTCCACCGTGGCGGCACAATACTGGGCACAAATAACCGGGACAACCCCTTTTGCTTCCCTGTACGGGCCGGCGGCAAGATTACCGGGTACCGGGACATGTCCTTGAGGGTCATGGAGAACCTTGAACGCTACAACATCTCGTGCCTCATCGCCATCGGCGGTGACGGCACCCTGGCCATCTCCCGGGAGCTGGCCCGGCTGGGCGCCCCTCTCATCGCAGTGCCAAAGACCATCGACAACGATATCGTGGGCACTGACCAGGCCTTTGGTTTTGACACAGCCGTACGCACCGCCACCGAGGCCCTGGATAAGCTCCACACCACGGCGGAATCCCACGCCCGTGTGATGGTCCTGGAGCTCATGGGGCGTAACGCCGGCTGGATAGCCCTGGAGTCGGGCCTTGCGGGAGGCGCGGACGTGATACTCATCCCGGAGATACCCTGGGATATCCAGGCGGTTGCCCGGAAGCTCCTGGACAGGAAGGCCCGGGGGAAGCCCTTCAGTGTCGTGGTAGTCTCGGAGGGGGTGAAGACTCCCGAGGGAGAGGCTGTCTACCGGGAGTTCCTGGAGGGGAGCCACGAGCCGTTCCGCCTGGGCGGCGTTGGCCACGTGGTGGGGCACCTTGTAGCCCAAGCCACCGGGATGGAAACCCGGGTTACTGTGCTCGGGCACATACAGCGGGGCGGTTCACCCTCACCCCTGGACAGGGTGCTGGCCACCCGCTTCGGCGTGGCTGCCCTGGAGCTGGCAGTGGAGGGGCGCTACGGCCTTATGGTGCGCATGGCGGGAGGAGCCATCTCCGCGGTGCCCTTGGATGATACACGCGGTATCAAGATGGTGCCGGTGGACGGCCAGCTGGTGAGTTCTGCCAGGGCCATCGGTATCTCATTTGGTGATTGA
- a CDS encoding biotin transporter BioY, producing MSQNRVYSMILAALMAGVTAALALVTVPLPFSPVPVTGQTFGVMLGGSLLGPRLGAISQAIYIALGVTGLPVFAGLMAGPGVLAGPTGGYLWAFVPGALSVGWLTGRRPTFLRALGATFAGGVIVVYLIGVIQLALVTGIGLKDAAILGALPFLPGDCLKAVAAAAVAARLRPHIKVD from the coding sequence GTGTCCCAGAACAGGGTCTACAGCATGATACTGGCAGCGCTAATGGCGGGTGTCACCGCAGCCCTGGCACTGGTAACGGTACCATTGCCCTTCTCTCCCGTACCGGTTACCGGCCAGACCTTCGGCGTAATGCTGGGGGGCTCGCTGCTGGGCCCCAGGCTTGGAGCCATCAGCCAGGCCATCTACATAGCGCTGGGGGTTACCGGGTTGCCCGTGTTTGCGGGGCTCATGGCCGGTCCGGGGGTCCTGGCAGGACCCACTGGGGGCTATCTCTGGGCGTTCGTCCCCGGGGCATTGAGTGTGGGCTGGCTCACAGGCCGTCGCCCCACCTTCCTGCGGGCCCTGGGAGCGACTTTTGCCGGCGGCGTCATCGTAGTATACTTGATTGGGGTAATACAGCTGGCACTGGTCACAGGAATTGGGCTTAAAGACGCCGCCATCTTGGGTGCGCTGCCCTTTCTCCCCGGAGACTGCCTCAAGGCGGTGGCCGCCGCCGCTGTGGCGGCGCGCCTGAGACCCCATATCAAGGTGGATTGA
- a CDS encoding ADP-ribosylglycohydrolase family protein encodes MIEVTWGHASEDRFTGALLGCMCGDALGMPLEGMPAQEIRDRFGRVDRMLEGRLPRGSYTDDTEMMIGVAESLLERGGFDGGHMAARFLRNLQGERGYGQGTMMALEEVRQGVPWQDAGARAFPGGSWGNGAAMRVAPLALVYVAGDLQRFAGLSSLITHTHPLGLEGAILQAEAVSLALATGSVVAPRFLRALKGWARTPEYLRALEDVEALLVQDPTVEEVVAVLGSGSTALRSVPTAIYCFLREPRSFKDAVTYGVNLGGDTDTVGAMTGAIAGAFHGACAIPPGWYEALEGGAKGKAYVEDLARGLWNLAREKNPGGCGL; translated from the coding sequence GTGATTGAAGTGACGTGGGGACATGCCAGTGAAGACCGTTTCACAGGAGCCCTCCTGGGGTGCATGTGTGGGGATGCCCTGGGCATGCCCTTAGAGGGCATGCCCGCCCAGGAAATCCGGGATCGCTTTGGCAGGGTGGACCGGATGCTTGAGGGAAGGCTTCCCCGGGGGAGCTACACCGATGACACGGAAATGATGATAGGGGTGGCTGAATCCCTCCTTGAGCGCGGGGGTTTCGACGGAGGCCACATGGCCGCCAGGTTCCTTCGGAACCTCCAGGGGGAGCGAGGATACGGCCAGGGTACCATGATGGCTCTGGAGGAGGTCCGCCAGGGCGTACCCTGGCAGGATGCTGGCGCCCGGGCATTTCCCGGGGGCTCCTGGGGCAACGGGGCGGCGATGAGGGTGGCCCCCCTGGCCCTGGTCTACGTGGCAGGGGACCTCCAGCGATTTGCTGGCCTTTCGAGTCTCATTACCCACACTCACCCCCTTGGGCTCGAGGGGGCCATCCTCCAGGCCGAGGCGGTGTCCCTTGCCCTCGCTACCGGTAGCGTTGTTGCCCCCCGGTTCCTGCGGGCCCTCAAGGGCTGGGCCAGAACCCCTGAGTACCTCAGGGCCCTGGAGGACGTGGAGGCGCTTCTCGTCCAGGATCCCACGGTTGAAGAGGTCGTGGCGGTTCTTGGCTCGGGCAGCACGGCTCTCAGGTCCGTGCCCACCGCTATATACTGCTTTCTCAGGGAGCCCCGCTCCTTCAAGGACGCCGTCACTTACGGTGTGAACCTGGGAGGGGATACCGACACCGTGGGAGCCATGACTGGGGCGATAGCCGGGGCCTTTCACGGCGCCTGTGCCATTCCCCCCGGATGGTACGAGGCCCTGGAGGGCGGTGCCAAGGGTAAGGCTTACGTGGAGGACCTTGCCAGGGGGCTGTGGAACCTGGCGAGAGAGAAGAACCCCGGGGGATGCGGGCTCTAG